Proteins encoded in a region of the Elizabethkingia bruuniana genome:
- a CDS encoding glycosyltransferase family protein codes for MKILYAIQGTGNGHVSRAREVIPILQQYGDVDLLISGTQADVGLPYSIKYQLNGFGFVFGKKGGVDFRETWNRFNTKAFISDIKNLPLHEYDAIINDFEPVTAWACKRKRIKSVALSHQSSFLSDKTPMTQGFHWGKLILKNYAPTTYQIGFHFEKYDDFIHTPVIRNEIRNLNPQDKGHYTIYLPAYNDDFIINKLQKYKDKEWHIFSKHSSQAYEKENIKVTPVNNELFNKSLETCKGLLTGGGFEGPAEALYLGKKLLSVPMKNQFEQQCNALAMEKMGVPVIWKTADWEKKLDEWIFDSDVIKVSYPDETKNIVRNMFERYFN; via the coding sequence ATGAAGATTTTGTATGCGATACAAGGTACAGGGAACGGGCATGTAAGCCGTGCGAGAGAAGTGATACCGATTTTACAGCAATATGGAGATGTGGATCTTCTTATTAGCGGTACTCAGGCGGATGTAGGTTTACCCTATTCCATAAAATATCAGCTAAATGGATTTGGGTTTGTCTTTGGGAAAAAAGGGGGAGTCGATTTTCGGGAAACATGGAACAGATTCAATACAAAAGCTTTTATATCGGATATTAAAAACTTACCATTGCATGAATATGATGCAATTATCAACGATTTCGAGCCTGTTACAGCATGGGCGTGCAAAAGAAAGCGTATAAAGAGTGTTGCTCTGAGCCATCAGTCCTCTTTTTTGTCAGACAAAACGCCTATGACGCAAGGCTTCCATTGGGGGAAACTGATTCTGAAAAATTATGCACCAACCACTTATCAGATAGGTTTTCATTTTGAAAAGTATGATGATTTTATCCATACACCTGTTATAAGAAATGAAATCAGAAACCTTAATCCGCAGGACAAAGGGCATTATACAATTTATCTTCCTGCCTATAACGACGATTTTATTATTAACAAACTTCAGAAATATAAGGATAAGGAATGGCATATTTTCTCTAAACATTCATCTCAGGCATATGAAAAAGAGAATATAAAGGTAACGCCTGTGAATAATGAGCTATTTAATAAATCCTTAGAAACCTGTAAAGGACTTTTAACCGGCGGAGGGTTTGAGGGCCCGGCTGAAGCTTTGTATCTGGGAAAGAAACTACTTTCTGTTCCTATGAAAAATCAGTTTGAGCAACAGTGCAATGCTTTGGCAATGGAGAAAATGGGAGTGCCGGTTATTTGGAAAACTGCGGACTGGGAAAAAAAGCTGGATGAATGGATTTTCGATTCGGATGTAATCAAAGTTTCTTATCCGGATGAAACAAAAAACATTGTCAGGAATATGTTTGAACGCTATTTTAACTAA
- a CDS encoding 4-alpha-glucanotransferase, with translation MKKIQFNIHYRTAIGESLFIKIKELGTGKVLEEELDYVYDSIWRFGKEIKEGDAEYHFLVKDVAGRILNEEMNGHLLSTYPSFDSYCIFDSWNNKNFPENYLNNKIIQNALKGREFQKIQPEQKESHLFTVQAPLYNKDEKVVLLGSASELGNWDLDHCIEMHQTDIVTWEVFVDLSDNIYVEYKYAILNIKTGEIVYENGPNRKVRTAPNPETLNVLHDHYFKFPVEKLWRAAGVAVPVFSLRSENSFGVGEFADLKLLADWAAQTKLSMLQILPINDTTATHQWTDSYPYAAISVYALHPQYLSLGDLTYPLSEALKEEYESEKKRLNLLSQVDYEAVMSGKLKYLKAIFNENQNNIFIDKNFQNYRKQNSSWLDAYAVFCTLRDVYGTPDFSKWKSLSVYNAEEVNRFLDSGHPDYTTAIFHIWVQYQLHLQLTAAIDYIHSKGLAIKGDLPIGIYRHSVEAWTEPELFGMDFQAGAPPDEFTDLGQNWEFPTYNWEVMKENGYQWWENRFTALSQYFDAMRIDHILGFFRIWRMPVSAVQGILGSFYPAIPVTIEELEDKKIWFDRDRYCKPFINDEILQHVLGDLKNDGINTFLIKDKELYHFRPEYDTQKKIKAYFKEHDDSLKIKDKLYYLLANVLFLEEETEEGIVYHPRFNLSKTLSYQYLEDEIKGKLFGLYINYFFHRQDQMWKENAMDKLPILLRATDMLICGEDLGLVPEVVPEVMDHLAILALKVQRSPKENVAFYNPKNATYLNVVTTSSHDTSTLRQWWKEDRALTQKYYNEQLDQNGKAPEELTPYLAEIIIKQHLHTEAMLAIFPIQEFFATDKDLQNPDENAERINIPAIFPHYWRYRMHIGLEDLLKNKSFNQKIANWVNASGR, from the coding sequence ATGAAGAAAATACAATTCAATATTCACTACAGAACAGCTATAGGAGAGAGCCTTTTCATTAAAATAAAAGAACTGGGGACAGGGAAAGTATTGGAAGAAGAACTGGACTATGTCTACGACAGTATCTGGCGTTTTGGTAAAGAAATAAAAGAAGGTGATGCCGAATACCATTTTTTGGTAAAAGATGTAGCCGGGAGAATATTGAATGAAGAAATGAACGGACATTTGCTTAGCACATATCCTTCATTTGATAGCTATTGTATTTTCGATTCATGGAATAATAAAAATTTTCCTGAGAATTATCTTAATAATAAGATAATTCAGAATGCTTTAAAAGGTAGGGAATTTCAAAAAATACAGCCTGAACAGAAAGAGAGTCATCTTTTCACTGTTCAGGCTCCTTTATATAATAAGGATGAAAAAGTTGTACTTCTGGGAAGTGCATCAGAATTGGGAAACTGGGATCTGGATCATTGTATAGAGATGCATCAGACAGATATTGTTACATGGGAGGTATTTGTTGATTTGTCGGATAATATATATGTTGAGTATAAATATGCAATTCTCAATATCAAAACAGGAGAGATCGTCTATGAAAACGGACCAAACCGTAAAGTTCGGACAGCTCCGAATCCGGAAACTCTTAATGTTCTGCATGATCATTATTTCAAATTTCCTGTAGAAAAATTGTGGCGAGCGGCAGGAGTAGCAGTGCCTGTATTTTCATTACGTTCAGAAAATAGCTTTGGAGTAGGGGAGTTTGCAGATCTTAAACTGCTTGCAGACTGGGCAGCGCAGACAAAACTATCAATGTTACAGATTCTGCCGATTAATGATACCACTGCTACCCATCAGTGGACAGATAGTTATCCTTATGCTGCAATTTCGGTATATGCACTCCATCCACAATATTTGTCATTAGGTGATTTAACTTATCCACTTTCAGAAGCATTAAAAGAAGAATATGAAAGCGAAAAGAAACGACTGAATTTGTTGTCTCAGGTAGATTATGAGGCCGTAATGAGTGGAAAGCTGAAATATCTGAAAGCTATATTCAACGAGAATCAGAACAATATCTTTATAGATAAAAACTTTCAGAACTACCGTAAACAAAACTCAAGCTGGTTAGATGCTTACGCTGTGTTTTGTACATTAAGAGATGTATACGGAACACCAGATTTTAGTAAATGGAAAAGCCTTTCAGTTTATAATGCTGAAGAGGTAAACAGGTTTTTAGACTCAGGTCATCCGGATTATACTACCGCTATATTCCATATCTGGGTGCAATACCAGTTGCATTTACAATTAACAGCAGCTATAGATTATATACATAGTAAAGGACTGGCAATAAAAGGTGATCTTCCTATTGGAATTTACCGGCATAGTGTAGAAGCCTGGACAGAACCTGAATTATTTGGTATGGACTTTCAGGCAGGAGCTCCACCGGATGAATTTACGGATCTGGGGCAAAATTGGGAATTCCCGACTTATAACTGGGAAGTCATGAAAGAAAATGGCTATCAGTGGTGGGAAAACAGATTTACTGCTTTATCCCAATATTTTGATGCCATGCGCATAGATCATATACTAGGTTTCTTTAGAATATGGAGAATGCCGGTATCTGCAGTACAGGGAATACTGGGTAGCTTTTATCCTGCAATTCCGGTAACTATAGAAGAATTGGAAGATAAGAAGATCTGGTTCGATCGTGACAGGTACTGCAAACCTTTTATCAATGATGAAATTCTTCAGCATGTATTAGGAGATCTAAAAAATGATGGGATTAATACTTTTTTAATAAAGGATAAAGAACTCTATCATTTCAGGCCTGAATATGATACGCAGAAAAAAATAAAGGCTTATTTTAAAGAGCACGATGATTCGCTGAAGATTAAAGATAAATTGTATTATCTGCTGGCAAATGTGCTTTTTCTGGAAGAAGAAACAGAAGAAGGAATCGTTTATCATCCAAGATTTAATCTTTCAAAAACCTTATCATACCAATATCTTGAAGATGAAATAAAAGGTAAACTGTTTGGTCTGTATATCAATTATTTTTTCCATCGTCAGGATCAAATGTGGAAAGAAAATGCAATGGACAAACTGCCCATACTATTGCGGGCAACTGATATGCTTATTTGCGGAGAAGATTTAGGACTTGTGCCGGAAGTAGTACCGGAGGTCATGGACCATCTTGCTATTTTAGCATTGAAAGTACAGCGTTCTCCTAAGGAAAATGTGGCTTTTTATAATCCCAAAAATGCGACTTATCTTAATGTGGTTACAACGTCATCACATGATACCAGTACATTGAGGCAATGGTGGAAAGAAGACCGCGCGCTTACTCAAAAATATTATAATGAGCAGCTAGACCAAAATGGAAAAGCTCCGGAAGAATTAACGCCTTATCTGGCAGAAATTATTATAAAACAACATTTGCATACAGAGGCAATGTTGGCCATATTCCCGATTCAGGAATTTTTTGCAACAGATAAAGATCTTCAGAATCCGGATGAAAATGCAGAAAGAATTAATATTCCTGCAATCTTTCCTCATTATTGGAGGTACAGAATGCATATCGGATTAGAAGATTTATTAAAAAATAAAAGTTTTAATCAAAAGATAGCTAATTGGGTGAACGCTTCCGGAAGATGA
- the cysS gene encoding cysteine--tRNA ligase, translated as MQLKIYNSLTGEKEDFKPILDGNVGMYVCGPTVYSNVHLGNVRTFLSFDFIYRSLQFLGYKVRYVRNITDAGHLTDDGNIDNDRFIKQSRLEKLEPMEIVQKYTVDFHEVLKKFNLLPPTIEPTATGHIIEQIELTKKLIEKGFAYESNGSVYFDVLEYNARGLNYGELSRRNIEELFANTRDLDGQGEKKNPQDFALWKKASPQHIMRWISPWGEGFPGWHLECTAMSTKYLGDKFDIHGGGMDLKFPHHECEIAQGKACNGTEPVNYWMHANMLTMNGQRMSKSTGNYILPMELITGNNNFFEKPFHPSVLRFCFLQAHYRSVLDISNEAMLASEKGFSRLMDAVKILDEIQASDVSTVNVQEWLDKAYSALVDDFNSPILISHLFEAVKWIFLLKDGKETITAEDLALLKEKLNAFVFDVLGLQTITEETGSDKLDETLQLLIELRNQARKTKNWELSDQIRDRLLEKGIELKDGREGTSYTIN; from the coding sequence ATGCAACTTAAAATATATAACTCGCTTACAGGAGAAAAAGAAGACTTCAAACCTATATTGGACGGAAACGTTGGAATGTATGTCTGCGGACCTACAGTATATAGTAATGTCCATTTAGGAAATGTAAGAACTTTTCTTTCCTTTGACTTTATATATAGATCCCTGCAATTTTTGGGATATAAAGTAAGGTATGTAAGAAATATTACAGATGCGGGGCATTTAACTGATGATGGTAATATAGATAATGACCGTTTCATTAAACAATCCCGACTGGAAAAATTAGAACCAATGGAAATTGTACAGAAGTATACAGTCGATTTTCATGAAGTACTAAAGAAATTCAATCTGCTCCCGCCTACAATAGAGCCAACGGCAACAGGTCATATCATCGAGCAAATTGAACTGACAAAAAAATTAATTGAAAAGGGATTCGCTTATGAAAGCAATGGATCCGTTTATTTCGATGTTTTGGAATATAATGCAAGAGGTCTTAACTACGGAGAATTAAGCCGCAGAAATATAGAAGAGCTTTTTGCCAATACTCGTGATCTGGATGGCCAGGGCGAGAAAAAAAATCCACAGGATTTTGCACTTTGGAAGAAAGCATCTCCACAACATATTATGCGTTGGATTTCTCCTTGGGGAGAAGGTTTTCCGGGATGGCACCTGGAATGTACAGCAATGAGTACTAAATATCTTGGAGATAAGTTCGATATTCACGGTGGCGGAATGGATCTTAAATTCCCACACCACGAATGTGAGATCGCTCAAGGGAAAGCTTGCAATGGTACAGAGCCGGTAAACTACTGGATGCACGCTAATATGCTAACGATGAATGGGCAAAGAATGAGTAAATCTACAGGTAATTATATTCTGCCAATGGAGTTAATTACCGGGAATAATAATTTCTTCGAAAAGCCATTCCATCCAAGTGTATTGCGTTTCTGCTTCCTGCAGGCGCACTACAGAAGTGTACTGGATATTTCCAATGAAGCAATGCTGGCGAGTGAAAAAGGCTTTAGCCGTCTGATGGATGCTGTAAAAATATTAGATGAAATTCAAGCATCTGATGTTTCTACAGTTAATGTTCAGGAATGGCTGGATAAAGCATATTCTGCACTTGTTGACGATTTTAATAGTCCAATACTTATATCACATCTTTTCGAGGCTGTGAAATGGATTTTCCTTCTTAAAGATGGGAAAGAAACAATTACAGCAGAAGATCTTGCATTGCTAAAAGAAAAGCTGAACGCTTTTGTATTTGATGTGCTGGGATTACAAACGATAACAGAAGAAACGGGAAGTGATAAACTGGATGAAACATTACAGTTATTGATTGAACTGAGAAATCAGGCAAGAAAAACTAAAAACTGGGAGTTGTCGGATCAGATAAGGGACCGCCTTCTGGAGAAAGGTATTGAACTAAAAGACGGAAGAGAAGGGACATCTTATACGATTAACTAG
- the folE gene encoding GTP cyclohydrolase I FolE, translated as MNDFFDNDDDIYDGNQHTPLRKDAFKLSTDEKVQKIEGLFSEIMETLGLDMTDDSLKDSPKRVAKMYVNEIFGGLLPENKPGISTFKNQYKYRQMLVEKDITVYSFCEHHFLPIIGKAHVAYISNGKVIGLSKINRIVDYYAKRPQVQERLTMQIVGAMKEALGTKDVACIIDARHLCVNCRGIKDTASSTITAELSGIFRTNPITRQEFLHYVGSHAKLD; from the coding sequence ATGAATGATTTTTTTGATAATGATGATGATATTTACGACGGAAATCAACATACACCACTAAGAAAAGATGCTTTTAAGCTGTCTACAGACGAAAAAGTTCAGAAGATTGAAGGTCTTTTTAGTGAGATAATGGAAACACTTGGACTGGATATGACCGACGATAGTCTGAAAGATTCGCCTAAGCGTGTAGCGAAGATGTATGTTAATGAAATCTTTGGTGGATTACTTCCTGAAAATAAACCCGGAATATCTACTTTTAAGAATCAATATAAATATAGACAGATGTTAGTAGAAAAGGATATTACTGTTTATTCTTTTTGCGAACATCATTTTCTTCCTATAATAGGGAAAGCTCACGTAGCTTATATATCTAATGGTAAAGTAATCGGACTTTCCAAGATCAACAGGATTGTAGATTATTATGCAAAGCGTCCGCAGGTACAAGAGCGTCTTACAATGCAGATTGTAGGAGCGATGAAGGAAGCTTTGGGAACTAAAGATGTAGCCTGTATTATAGATGCAAGACATCTTTGCGTAAATTGCAGAGGTATAAAAGATACAGCAAGTTCAACAATTACTGCAGAACTAAGTGGTATTTTCAGAACAAACCCTATTACAAGACAGGAATTCCTTCACTATGTAGGAAGCCATGCAAAACTGGATTAA
- a CDS encoding acyl carrier protein, producing the protein MSDIASRVKAIIADKLDVEETEVTPEASFTNDLGADSLDTVELIMEFEKEFNIQIPDDQAEKITTVGHAIAYIEEVVNK; encoded by the coding sequence ATGTCAGACATCGCATCAAGAGTTAAAGCTATCATCGCTGATAAGCTAGACGTGGAAGAAACTGAAGTAACACCAGAAGCTAGCTTCACTAACGATTTAGGAGCAGATTCTCTGGATACTGTTGAGTTGATCATGGAGTTCGAAAAAGAATTCAACATTCAGATTCCTGATGACCAAGCTGAAAAAATTACAACAGTAGGACACGCAATCGCTTATATTGAAGAAGTAGTCAACAAATAA
- the fabF gene encoding beta-ketoacyl-ACP synthase II, whose product MELKRVVVTGFGALTPIGNNANEYWESLVKGTSGAAPITLFDSTNFKTQFACEVKNFDPLNHFDKKEAKKMDRNSQLGQVVAREAIAHSRIIEDNVDKDRVGVIWGSGIGGLETFETEVLGYAASNSIPRFNPFFIPKMIADITPGNISIEFGFHGPNYTTVSACASSANAIIDAKMLIQLGKADVIVCGGSEAAVTASGVGGFNAMHALSTRNDDPKTASRPFDKDRDGFVLGEGAGCIILEEYEHAVKRGATIYAELLGGGLSADAHHMTAPHPEGLGAYLVMKRCLDDAGVTTDEVDHINMHGTSTPLGDIAESQAIAKLLGEHAFDIQINSTKSMTGHLLGAAGVIESIAALGTIIHGIVPPTINHFTDDERLDSRLNFTFNTAVKKEVNIAMSNTFGFGGHNACVLFKKI is encoded by the coding sequence ATGGAATTAAAGAGAGTAGTAGTAACTGGCTTCGGGGCCCTTACACCGATAGGAAATAATGCAAATGAGTACTGGGAGAGCCTTGTAAAAGGCACAAGTGGAGCAGCGCCGATTACTCTTTTTGATTCCACTAATTTTAAAACTCAATTTGCCTGTGAGGTTAAAAACTTCGATCCATTAAACCACTTCGATAAGAAGGAGGCTAAAAAAATGGACCGTAACTCGCAATTAGGGCAGGTTGTTGCACGTGAGGCGATTGCTCACAGCCGTATTATTGAGGACAATGTAGACAAAGACCGTGTAGGTGTTATCTGGGGATCCGGAATTGGCGGACTTGAAACTTTTGAAACTGAAGTTTTAGGGTATGCTGCTTCAAATAGTATCCCAAGATTCAATCCTTTCTTTATACCTAAAATGATCGCCGACATTACGCCGGGGAATATTTCTATAGAATTTGGATTCCATGGTCCTAACTATACTACAGTTTCAGCTTGTGCTTCTTCTGCCAATGCAATTATTGATGCTAAAATGCTTATTCAGCTAGGCAAAGCGGATGTTATTGTTTGCGGAGGATCTGAAGCAGCTGTAACAGCTAGTGGTGTAGGTGGCTTCAATGCTATGCATGCGCTTTCAACAAGAAATGACGATCCTAAAACAGCTTCCCGTCCATTCGACAAAGACAGAGATGGTTTTGTACTGGGTGAAGGAGCAGGATGTATCATTCTTGAAGAATATGAACACGCTGTAAAAAGAGGCGCTACAATTTATGCCGAACTACTGGGCGGAGGTCTTAGTGCAGATGCTCACCACATGACAGCTCCACATCCGGAAGGATTAGGTGCTTATTTAGTAATGAAAAGATGTCTGGACGATGCCGGAGTTACTACTGATGAAGTAGACCACATCAACATGCATGGTACTTCTACTCCATTAGGAGACATTGCGGAATCTCAGGCAATTGCTAAATTATTAGGTGAACACGCATTTGATATTCAGATCAATTCTACTAAGTCTATGACGGGGCATTTATTAGGTGCAGCCGGAGTTATAGAATCTATAGCAGCTTTAGGCACTATTATCCACGGAATTGTTCCTCCAACGATCAATCATTTCACAGATGATGAGAGACTGGACAGCAGACTTAACTTTACTTTCAACACAGCAGTGAAGAAGGAAGTGAATATTGCAATGAGCAACACTTTTGGATTTGGAGGGCATAATGCCTGCGTTTTATTCAAAAAGATTTAA
- a CDS encoding ribonuclease III family protein — protein MEIKSYFSNLLKKRTKTLSDKDKNFKAAINRLVGYKVNDLRLFKEAFTLKSPNTTKEAFNYERLEYLGDAVLGSIVSCHIFHEYPNANEGFLTQMKSKVVNRKNLNALGERLELTRFLQNKEENTTLSENIHGNLFEALVGAIYQDIDYDKCREIILGQLLTKQDILNLENKIISYKGLLLEWGQKQKIHLRFETTEENYVNKTVHFRSSVWMEDRQISNASEASKKKAEEKAAQRAYYALQKKENINGESKKNTP, from the coding sequence ATGGAGATTAAAAGCTATTTTTCCAATCTTTTAAAAAAACGAACCAAAACTTTATCCGATAAAGATAAAAATTTTAAAGCCGCCATTAACAGACTGGTGGGCTACAAAGTGAATGACCTTAGATTATTCAAAGAAGCCTTCACTTTAAAATCTCCGAACACCACAAAAGAAGCCTTCAACTACGAAAGATTAGAATATCTGGGGGATGCTGTATTAGGAAGTATTGTTTCCTGCCACATTTTTCATGAATATCCTAATGCCAATGAAGGTTTCCTTACACAGATGAAATCTAAAGTGGTAAACCGTAAAAATTTGAATGCGCTGGGAGAGCGTCTGGAGCTTACCAGATTTTTACAAAACAAAGAAGAGAATACCACTTTGAGTGAAAATATCCACGGTAATCTTTTCGAAGCATTAGTTGGCGCTATTTATCAGGACATAGACTATGATAAATGCAGAGAAATAATTCTGGGCCAGCTTCTGACTAAACAGGACATCCTTAATCTGGAAAATAAGATTATCAGCTACAAAGGATTATTACTGGAGTGGGGTCAAAAGCAAAAAATTCACCTTCGTTTCGAAACTACTGAAGAGAACTATGTCAACAAGACTGTTCATTTCCGTAGCAGCGTATGGATGGAGGACAGACAAATTTCCAATGCATCCGAAGCTTCCAAGAAAAAAGCTGAGGAAAAAGCTGCACAGCGGGCTTACTACGCATTGCAAAAAAAAGAAAACATTAATGGCGAAAGTAAAAAAAATACGCCTTGA
- a CDS encoding IPExxxVDY family protein — MAKVKKIRLDFDDDEAITVGLIRLTKPVSYHQFFFDINRCNEFQFHRTEDFITQNGLTEYEFLSMQGYDKGEKNCYQIIANKSFKKEENTPSNLFEGLQEIHYLLEEHQDVDFLIKTQDSFPDFSLILFPENVIFPIQEYQIQPEELIYQYIQENE; from the coding sequence ATGGCGAAAGTAAAAAAAATACGCCTTGATTTTGATGATGACGAAGCTATAACCGTCGGGCTTATCCGCTTGACGAAACCTGTTTCATATCATCAGTTTTTTTTTGACATTAATCGTTGTAACGAATTCCAATTTCACAGAACAGAAGACTTTATCACCCAAAACGGATTAACAGAATATGAATTCTTGTCCATGCAGGGTTATGATAAAGGTGAAAAAAACTGTTATCAGATAATAGCTAATAAATCCTTCAAAAAGGAAGAAAACACGCCGTCTAACCTCTTCGAGGGTTTGCAGGAGATACATTATCTGCTGGAAGAACACCAAGATGTCGATTTCTTAATAAAAACTCAGGATTCGTTTCCCGATTTTTCCTTAATTTTGTTTCCTGAAAATGTGATCTTTCCAATTCAGGAATATCAAATTCAACCTGAAGAATTAATATACCAATATATTCAAGAAAATGAGTGA
- the pyk gene encoding pyruvate kinase, which yields MSEYLKKTKIIATLGPASSNKETILRMVQAGADVIRINFSHADYDLVKQNINLIREINAEYGFSTSILGDLQGPKLRVGVVKEGSYLNPGDVLTFTNEKVEGDSTKVYMTYERFPLDVKVGERILIDDGKLVLEVIDTNGKDTVKAKTIQGGPLSSKKGVNLPNTQISLPALTEKDIQDANFILDNEFDWIALSFVRHAQDIIDLKELISNHPNGKLFRTPIIAKIEKPEGVKNIDEILAECDGIMVARGDLGVEVPMEEVPLIQKKLAEKARKYSKPVIVATQMMETMINSMTPTRAEVNDVANSVLDGADAVMLSGETSVGKYPVDVVKTMAKIVSNIENTQMYSTRNEPIEKINCVDDRFITDSVCYSAVRIAEKTDAKAIVTLTYSGYTAFQISSHRPNSHIVVFSSNKRVLTMLNLLWGVRAFFYDMKKSTDETVIQVNMLTWNYGLVEQGDFVVNLNAMPVHEGGKTNTLRLTTI from the coding sequence ATGAGTGAATATCTAAAGAAAACTAAAATTATTGCAACCCTTGGGCCTGCATCCTCCAATAAAGAGACAATCCTGCGCATGGTACAAGCCGGAGCAGATGTTATCAGAATTAACTTTTCACATGCTGATTACGATCTGGTAAAACAAAACATTAACCTTATTCGTGAGATTAATGCTGAATATGGTTTCTCTACTTCTATTTTAGGAGACCTTCAAGGACCAAAGCTTCGTGTAGGTGTTGTAAAAGAGGGTTCTTACCTGAATCCTGGAGACGTACTTACCTTCACAAATGAAAAAGTAGAAGGTGACTCTACAAAAGTGTACATGACGTATGAAAGATTCCCGTTAGATGTAAAAGTAGGAGAAAGAATCCTTATCGACGACGGAAAGCTTGTTTTAGAAGTTATCGACACTAATGGTAAAGACACTGTTAAAGCAAAAACAATACAAGGAGGCCCTCTAAGTTCAAAGAAAGGGGTAAACCTTCCTAATACCCAGATATCTCTTCCTGCATTGACTGAAAAAGATATTCAGGATGCTAACTTTATCTTAGATAATGAATTCGACTGGATCGCACTTTCATTTGTACGTCATGCACAGGATATCATAGATCTGAAAGAACTTATTTCTAACCACCCGAACGGAAAATTATTCCGTACACCTATTATTGCTAAGATTGAAAAGCCTGAAGGTGTGAAAAATATCGACGAAATTCTTGCTGAATGCGACGGTATAATGGTGGCACGTGGAGACCTTGGTGTAGAGGTTCCTATGGAAGAAGTTCCGTTAATTCAGAAGAAACTAGCTGAAAAAGCAAGAAAATATTCTAAGCCTGTAATCGTTGCAACCCAGATGATGGAAACAATGATCAACAGCATGACTCCTACAAGAGCCGAGGTAAATGACGTTGCAAACTCTGTATTAGACGGAGCAGATGCGGTAATGTTATCTGGAGAAACATCTGTGGGTAAATACCCTGTAGACGTTGTAAAAACAATGGCTAAGATTGTAAGCAACATCGAGAATACTCAGATGTACAGTACAAGAAATGAGCCTATAGAAAAGATTAACTGTGTAGACGACCGTTTCATTACAGATTCTGTTTGTTATTCAGCTGTAAGAATTGCTGAGAAAACAGATGCTAAAGCGATCGTAACACTTACCTATTCTGGTTATACAGCATTTCAGATTTCATCTCACAGACCGAATTCTCACATTGTAGTATTCAGTTCTAACAAGCGTGTTCTTACAATGCTAAACCTTCTTTGGGGTGTAAGAGCATTCTTCTATGACATGAAAAAATCTACTGATGAAACCGTTATTCAGGTTAATATGCTTACCTGGAACTATGGCCTTGTAGAGCAAGGAGATTTTGTAGTTAACCTTAACGCGATGCCGGTTCACGAAGGTGGAAAAACAAACACACTTCGTTTAACGACAATCTAA